The genomic region CTTTGATATCTTACATTTGCCCTAAACATATGTTTATCTCAAAGGATGCCACCAATTACTTGTCAAActcttataataataataataataataataataataataataataataataagaaaaagtataggtagacaataaaaatattaaacaatgtgaacattagatatatcggatgttcatttcaCTAGGTGTACGGATGgtaattctaatattaagatttagataattaatttagaggtgtagtgtatttttatttgatttgtgattgttcatattgtttaaaATGATCATTGTTTACCTAACACTCCCCTAATAATAATACCCATTAGTTCTTCATAATTTTCTTAAAAAGGACCACCACCACGACGGATCCTAATAGTATAATCTAATTCATAATTTGGCTTTGGCTATCTCATAATAAAGCTTCTCAAAATGGAATTCCATATTGAAAAATGgagccaaaagaaaaaaatagcaaaataaaacataaatataGCAAATTGTTTGGAAACTACCATTGAGGTTGGCATTAAATAAAGTTGTGAGCTTTGCATGCTCAACATATAAACAAAACTACAAAAGGAATGGAGAAAAGTTTCACTGCCACTAAATCCTCGGTATATGCAACTACAACTACAAGAGAGGAGGTACAATTACTACAagggtaaaaaaaaaacaaaaaaagaacatAGGGATTAacaaaagtttttattttttatggtatATCCAATCTTTTAGAAAGTATATGGCATAAGTTGCAGGGTTAAGGTACAAAACATCCCATTTGCCTACTAAAGAAGAAAAGAACTAGTGTGAGTGAGTGACTCTTTTTTCAATACAAATATCTCTCCCTctgcagaagaagaagcacaagtaGACAAAACCAACAtcctcttgtttctttctttctttctttctttcttctattcCCCTCTCTTCACCTTAATTGCATATGTCATCTTCCACTAGGGAATCtacctcctttttcttctttacaAAATACTGAGAATTAATTATTACCTAAACTTTCTTTTCAATGCTATATTTTCTACCCTTTTTTCTCCCTTCTGCTGCAAATCCTTGCACACTAGACACAATGCAATCCACTCCACACAAACACACAAGAATCAGACAATATATTGACAGATGTAAAGGTTGTAgttaaattaaatggcaaaatcTTGGAAGGTGATATGCTTTGCTCACCCTATTTCAGAACCAATATTCTTGGAACTTAAAACAGAAAACTAATTTTCATTAagcatcatttaaaaaaaaacattaaagaTGTGTTTAGTTTCTAGAGTTAATAATTATACCGAATGTCTCTGAAAGTTAGGTAATATTAGGCACAACACTCTTTGATTTGTCATGTTTTATGTTTGTAAAAAAAGACCTAACAAATATAATTTCACAAATACAAAAGTGTCGTATGTACGAATACCTACTTATGGAAAATGCTACTGTAATTTaccctaattttatttttatttcctacTTTTAGCACTTTACGAAGAAAACGTAAATATAGCGAAAAacaatacaattttaatttttgtttttaatatattcTTTACAAAAccttgaaaatataaaataaaagctaaaaatgagattaaaaaaaaacaaccaaataaactctaaatatttcaatttaattataCTAATATTTTGAGTTACAATAGTAGTTCAACTTCAACATTAACACAAGTAAAATTCATACTTATACAACAATAACCAAATGTCAATTTAGGCATCTAAGATGTTATAATATATATTCTGATACATTAGCCATACTAGTTTGACACTCTCTTATGCTGCAGAGTGCAAGATGTTAACTCGTAACGACAAATATAACTTCAAGGAATTTGAagaatttcatataattttttcttatagtattttttttaagGAATGAACCACCAATCTCTAATATTCAgtacaatttgattttcaaaatctattGAGATAATTCAATGTACTATTAAAGAGATAGTTGGTAAAAAAAATTGTTGTAATCTTATATATACACAACACTGAATGATGTTCAAATCAGTGATGATCATCTACTGAAATTCAAACAAAGTGACAAAATATAAGAAGTACATAGTACAGACCCAAATGGAAAAAAAGATTGTATTTCAAATATGCATCAATGTTTTTTGCTCTGAGGGTACCTGGTGGGCCAATTCTTCCATAAGGTTCATGTCACTAAGCATCTAAAATGACACCTGGCTTTAGCTTTCAAGATTCACTCCCACAAATTTATCCAACACATTCTTAAATGCctgcatcatcatcatgcaaCAAAAAGAAAATGAGTATTCTCAATTTTATGCACTTTAAATTACACATTGCCTAAAGTTATTCAACATCTGATATAGTTGGCTTTGACTGGTTTAGTTAACAAATTCTACATTTGAAGGACCATACAGTAGCCTGAAATTAAACTATGAAATCTCATTAACCCAACTGCATATATTCTCTCTCATGATGCATGAAAGTGAAACTAAAGTCTCAACGCACATGCAGGGCAACAAATGCCAGAGACTCATGCACTGAAATAATGATAAGGATAGAGACTTGGAAAAAGAAAAGATGTGGTCATCAAAGTATATTTAGGAAATCTGTCCTTCTcgaggaaaaaaaaaattaaaaaatacagaaaaatgaaaCAGTACAGTCAAGATTGTCTTAATCACTTGATACCAAGAAATGGAAAAACAGCTTGTTTGGTCAGGAAATCATAATGAGTTTGAATCCAAACTGAAAATGACACACagtagaaaagaagataacatgaGATGTATTTAAGATTTTAAGTGATGCAATTAATGGCACCATTCAGATAAGGCACAGTTGATAGGCATAATTTTCAcacaattatatatttatattcatgATTTGTTAAGACAAATTCAGAATGTTACTCAATCCAAGAGACGTCTAGAGCCAAATTGAAACCATTAAGTAGCCTTGTAATGAACTAAGGACCAAACAGAAACAAGAATGTGCCTAGTGTAAATTATCAAAATGATATCACAAGTGGGAGGGTGGGAACGAGTATTTCATGGCATGGGAGAAATTTGATCCTGTGTAATATCTCAGGATTGCAAGCCATTCACAGCAACAGCAATTAAAACATGGAGTAACATTTATAAAGTGAAAATAAATAAGATTGTGAACAACCATATTCAGTTTTTTTTATCCAAGTAAACTGATTATATGAATAAGGTTGCTAAAAGAAACAGATATACTTCCCCAGTACACATTTTTAGAGGCTGCTAGGTCGTTCATTGTCTCAAAATAGAGAAAGTAATACTAACTTAATTAGAAAACAAATTCTCAACGAGAAAAAAATCTTAAGAggttctttaaaatattaaattagaaaTCTATTAAATGTGTTAACACTCAGATGAACAACACTGCCCTTGTGTCCATTTAAACGTAGGGCCAAAAAGAAAAAGACTTGTGAGATATAGTTTTATTTTAGAGCTTCATTGCAGATATTACGCTTCCAGCATAAGAAAGAGTTTCTTTTTCTGTGGAGTTTTGGCCTTTATTTCAAGGGAAACTTATCCAattatcttaaatttttaaaatatcttttattttgaatcaatgaagcccatttttctttttttcttttaaaaagaatagaaaaaaaaacataaaaacaaaaaaaagctcaAACAAACAGGCCCAAATACCCAACCAAACACATAAATTTTAGGCGATATTTTACTGTTTTCTCACCAATcatggaaagaaaaataaaacaacatAACAGTTTCGTAATTAATATTAAAAACAATAAATGAAAAATACAAGATTCTATGAAATAATTACCTGTTGGGCAAATGCCTCCTTCCCTTTTAGAATTGAATTCATTGCTGCTGATTGGTCGTCAAAAGCACTGTAGAAGACCTCATAAAATCTATTCCTGTAATCACAACAGTAGGCAAAAGCTGGATGTTATCTTGATCACAAACAAAAATGTGAAACACCCGTAGGTATTAGTATGTACCTATCTTCCTCAAGTATTTGTTGATCCATCTCATCAAATTTCCGAGTAAGCACTTCAGCCCCAACTGGAGAAAGTACATGCAATACAAGTGCCTCTAGAGTCCTTGGAAAGTTGTGCTGAAAATAGTAAATAGTCCAACATGCTTGAAACTAGCAAATATTATATGGCCTAGAAGGCTAGAACTATGAAACAAATATATGCACTATATGGATGAAAAACAAAAGAGATGATTAGCATATGATTTCAGTTGCAGATGCAGAACTAGCTACACTATCATGGATAACTGGAAAACTGTACAAAGCACAATATATAAAACTGAAAGAAGCGGCAATAATGTCCTATCCTAATAAGACAAACAAAATTCTCAATCTTGTCCACTCCAAGAAtcaattctaaattctaatgAATCCAAGATATTGAAGCAAAAGCAGCTCCctttcaaataagaaagttattcTCCCAGAAAGAAAATGGCATAAATCATCCCAAAAGCATGAAGAAATATAAAACAAAACATATCTGTCAACCTAGATTCCTTTGGTGTGATCtggtaaaaaataataatgtcataCTTCAATCTTTACTTTGTCATGTTGTCTAATAATAATTAAGGCACTAAAGCCACAGTTAAAACTACCAAGTAGTGAATTAAAAGACCAAACTGCTTTGACATTTACAAACTTTGTAAGAGAATTCAAACTCACTGCCATTGCAAGAAAGACATATTGGAGAGTTTGCGGCTTGACATCCCAAATAATTTTAGCAACTGGATCATCATTCAAGTCAGCAGTCACTGCTTTcttacattcatcattctctcCTAGGTTATGATCACTTGTAGAAGCTGAGTGTGATTCCTGATCCTGACTCGCGCTAATGCAGTTGTGAACCCAGGAAACAAGTTCATGAAGCACCTGAACTGCAGCAGGTTCCAATTCAACCAGTGTGTTCCCCTCACACAGACGTTTCTCTTTAATATCCATTCCTTTTAACATCTTACCACAATTGTCATCCCCATGATCTGGTAATGGCAATGGCAGAAACCATAAGATGGGTGCTTATTTTCTAGTCAGATAACAAATATGGAAAATAACTTCATGAGAAGTCGTTCTATAATTAACTTACCTGCTTCTCCACCGTTAGGGAACTTCTGTGTTAATGTCCTAGTTTTCCCCATCCCCAACTCAAGCAGAACCTGGTCCTGTcctataaattaaaaatatatgtcACAAGCCCCTTACAGAAACTTCTAATtaccaaacaaaaataaaaataaaaacaagagaaAAGAAATAACCACAGGATGGTTAGCTCCAAAATGCATTTTGACAAGTTAGATGATCACGCCATTTATACACTACCCTCAAATCTATTAATCCTCAACTTTAGCTATGAAAGGTTTCTAAATATTGTAATTCAACACCAAATAACTATCAAATCATGATGAATCAGAAAGTTTACAGCCAGCAAGAATTACTTGCACAGAAAAAGAAGTAAAGGTAATGCACTCAAAGCTATAATCTGAAGAATTTTGAAAAGGTAAATCAGTTACCTACATTCAGATGTGTTCACAAGTTAATAAAGTTGACCTAAATCCTCAGGTATCAATTTTGGCATATCCCACCACCCaattgattaatgaatgaatgaataacGATAGGCTTTATTATTTGTAGTAAATGATATACAAATGAAGCACCTACCATTTCTTTGTCGATCAATCTTGAAGTGTGTCCATTGGCCAATGCGCAAATGATGGTTGCAAAATAAAACAATAgaattattcataagtcaataaGTCAGACTATCACAAGTATAAGAAATAAATCCTAGCCAATACCTTCTCAATATTCTGCGTAAATAATATGCATCCATGTGTTCCTGCATGGAAGACATTATGTAGGATCTCCACCAAAAGTTAATAGCAATAGTCCAATCATCACTGTCAACTTGGTGAAACCTgtacaataataaaaataataaaccaaTGATATATGGGAGGAAAAGTGTGACATCTATCAAGTTTACAGAGATGAAGAAAATGTAGATTGCCTAATGAAGCATACAGACTAAGAAGTGCAATATGATAAAAGCATTTTAAAAACCAAACATACAGAAATTACAATATGAAGCATAGTGCATCAAATCCCATGCTTTAGCGACATTGGAAGAAGACAAGTACCAACAACTACAACAAACACTTCTTTTTCCATTGGGTGGAATCAGCTATGTGCATCAAATGGGTCCCTATCAAGAACCATATTTATAGAAACGCCATTAAAATCTAAATCATTTTTAAGGGTTTCTAGTCTTTCATATTCCCCCATAACTATTTGCAATATTGAATTTCTACTCTACTCTTCTTCCTAGGGATATTACAGGTGATCTTCTCACATTATCTAACTACTAAGGTAGAATTCTACCATATTTTTCACATATGCCCCAGCTTTCTTTCTAAAATGTATTCATTGCTAATTATATATTATCTAATGTGTGCACTCAGTCAACATAATAcaacatctctacaacgttaagTTTATTCTATTATTGGTTTTTACTGCCCAATATTCACTGAAACATAGGTCTTATAATTGTACAGTAAATTTTCTCTTAAGCTTGAATGGCAATCTCTTATCACTAATAAGTAACAACAATTCAGACAGACTCCATTTCATCAACTTAGTTTGAAATTATAGTTTACATCTCTTTCTATTTTCCCTTCATTTAGGAGGATGCACCCAAGGAACTTACACCATGTGACTTGCAGGATGATATGATAACCCATTTTCACCTCTAAGCTAGAATATTAGCATACCTCTTATTGAACTTGAATTCCAGATCAAGTGATTGACAAAAACAAAAACAGTTTATTTGCATCTGAAATATGTATCTTGACAAGGCAGAGCATGTTAAGTTTGAATCTTACGCTATATTGATCACAACAAAATGACAAATAACAAGGGGGGAAAAAGGAGGAAGATCCTGTTTCATGTACTCAAGTGTGCGTTATCTTTCTAGAATGTGAATTCTTGAAGGCTATCATGTGTATGAGAAATAGTTTATTGATAAATTCATGCATCTATGAACAAGGTCAtacttgatatttttttaaattattatatcaGGATCAATGTCCTAGAATCAACATAAAGATTACACAAAGAAAAGATATAGAAGTGGAAGTCATAAGAGACTTTAGGAAGTGAAGGTCTACAGCAGAAGTGTAACTCATAATAAACTTTTAAGTGTCTGAAAAACCATTTAGCTGACTAAAGGTTGTATTCTCAATAAACGGTGATTACAAAGACTACATTGCAATAGAAAAGCAAAGGTCAACTAGATTTTACATTGGATAAGCAATTGAGCATGAGGCACACACATGTTTAACCACCTCCATCAAAACCAACCAGCATGAACCATTTTCCCCAAATTAAAAAGGGCAGTAATCTACCCTCAATCAGAGGAAGATAAATAGAAATAGTTGAATTTGCAATCTTACCAGCCTTCAGGAATGAAAAGTGCGTCACCAGCCTCAAGAACAACCTTTTGCGCAAAAGCCATCGACCATTCTGCCCTTGGATATATTGAGTAATCAGGGTtttctaatgcaacagaactgccaCATGGATTTTATTACGggagaaaaaaaagcaaaaaaaaaaaggaacaaaaacAAAAGGGAACTGTTAGAGTATGATAAAGTGTTAGTGTTATGTGCCATGGGCCTGACTTGTAAAGTTCTATTAATCTCACACAAGTATTAAACCCATTCACTACTATACACACAGGGAACCTAAGTACCCAAAAAATACTAGTTCATGTATTCATTATACAACAGCTATCTATCTACCCTCTCTTTCACTCTATTCGTTTTGAAAGCATACCTGTGATTGGAAGCCTCCCCATATATAGGCATCGGGTAAAGTGAGGGACTAGCAGAAGGAGGCCACAGAACAACTGCAAAGCATTTGGTTCCAGTTAAAGAAGGGCAGAAAGGATTAAGGAGTTGGGAAGTTAGAATGGATTTTTGTAAAAACAAAACAGCTAGAGAACTTATAAGCATAATTAAAACAATTATCAgtgtttagtttttagtttttttcaGCCTAATTTAAAGTTCATCTGTAATAAACTATTCAAAACAAAGTAATTGAAACACGCACAGAATCAATAGTTGACGGATCATAATAAAAAGCAGTAAATCAGCTGGAGCTTCTCTCCTAGTTTTTGTTTACCAGATAAGATCTGGAAAAGTCAACAATGAAAATGTTTACAGAGGGAGAAGCAAATAAAGTTCCAAAATTCCAACAGTAGTTCTATATTATTTACTGCAATACTGCTTCAGAGTTCAGGCATTAGGTAGTTCAAAACATCAGCAAGCAATGAAAACTGTAAAAGGTTCCTATAATAATTGATAGTATATTCCTGAACAAGAGAACCTCCACAAAAGAGGGAAAAATTCATAGCAGGATGTAATGTTATATatcaagaaaagaaagatatataaatatttaatacCCTGTTTTCGGCCAGAAACTATGCACAGAAGATTGTTGTGTGGATCATAGTGAGTACTTGATCTGGCTTGGGCATTGTTCATCCACAAATTTATAGAAGACAgctcttttccctccaaaatcggAGGCTGCAGAAAACAACTATTATAAATTAGATTTCTATGACCAAAAATTCCTGCTATGATATGTCGAAATATAGACAGCATAGCAAAATAGCTGGATAATGTACTAACAGTCTGAATGTCTTCCCTTAGAGCCTCCAATTGGACCCTCTCCTCGCGATCGCTGTTCATAATTGGAACCTAAGTTACATTTCACCccaaaacaataaaaagaaaagaacttAGCACTTTGAACTGATCGGCAAAATTACATATTATCTCATTGCTGTTGAATTTCCAACCTGTGCCAAATAAATTTGTTCAGGAACACCTTCCAAGGATAAATCACCACACTCTGCGTCATGATTTTCCATGTCAAGGCAAGGATCAAGAGCTTCTTCTTTGTCCTTGCATTTCGTCAGCATTCGTTTCTTACATAAACCAATGAAGGTAGAAAACGGTAGAGGAACCTGCCAGCAACGGAATCGAAAAGGGAAAGTGAAATAAAAGTTTGTTTTTCAGTCTCAACCACCAATAATTAAAATCTACTAAAATGAGAATGATCTAGTTTGAGTCAAGCTAACACCCTATAAGAATAGAATCATCATTCACAACTCAAACTGTCAAACATCAAAATTAACAGTACTGAATCACTTGAACCAAACAGAGACTGAAAAATATAATTCAAACTCAAACTTTACATAGCCACATCCATATCCATATAGAATTAAATAAATTTCGCTccataaaattaaaacaagattaaGTGGGAAATTACCCGGTCATGGCTTCCAAGATCACCATAAAAGACGGGTGCAGATTGTGACACCATAGCTTCCACCGTAGCAGAACCTACCCGCGCCTAGGTTTCATTTTCAACAAGCATATACCAGAAACTAAACACATTCAGTTATTTTCATATTCAACATAACACagaattttaaaaaacaaaataaaataaaatagaaacttCAAATAAATGAATGGTTGTGAACCTGCAAGTAGTTGAGACCACCGTTGGATGGGTTCCATTGAGAGAAAGCTCTCCAGCTCTTAGTGCATCCAACGAACACctattttttcagttttttttttaattaaaaatgaattaaaattcaaataaataatagtaggggagagagagaaggtTAATGTTTACAGCGGGAAGATTAGTGGATTCAATGAAGGATTGGAAGTGTTTAGAGGTTGGAAGCTCTTCGTATCTTTGGATTCTAATGGATTCATCCATCCCTAATGCGTTGCTGTATTCAACACACAACTTCGATTGTAGCACTGAACTGAACTCTCTGTGTGTGCAGTGTCTGAAGCTGGTGTGCAAAGATTTTGGGCCTAATTGGGCTTTAATAGCCCAACCTAAAACTCCGTCTATTACAAAACTGGCCCAATATgtaccaaaaataaaaaacaataggTGACCTTTATCCACCCAAGCGAAAAAAAAAAGGTGACCTTTATCCCAATATATTTTAGTTTCACATGGGTCACGCCTCACGGTATTCCTTACTCAACAGGCCAGAACTAATCTATTAGAAATCAAAACCCAATTTAAGAATTTTTTACTTGCCAAATAGATTATTGCATACATAAGAGCTAACCACACACCAACCCAATATATTATATAGTAACAAATTAACAATGCTAATTTGAGTGAAAAAAAAGGTATTTTTTAGGACAACTATATTATATTTGTACCAAAAATCAATtactataatatatatatattaaaaataaattaaatatcagatatatttatacataaatatatagcgattaatttgatgactaatttttACTGTGcatataacaatttttttttaatacattCGTGCCTCTTATGTTGAACAATATATATGCCTGTATCTCTTATGTAGAACAATATGTCAtgcatgtttttgaaaattgatATAGCAAGACTCTAATTTACCTCTAATTTTAGATAGTAGAAGTTACACATAATATAAAACATATAAATTATTTAGTAACAATtagatttttattatttaattttgatccaCTGTCAGTATAAAATTTACATGTACATCTAATTACATAATGtcatattagtaaaaataactattttttacatTTATCGTGTGAATAGTCATCTAAAAAAACGGATATAATTGTACGACTATATAAAACACTTTATACTATTAGTGCATCAAAAGTAAActctatatttttttatcaattttatcgtttaa from Arachis ipaensis cultivar K30076 chromosome B02, Araip1.1, whole genome shotgun sequence harbors:
- the LOC107624912 gene encoding uncharacterized protein LOC107624912 isoform X2, yielding MVSQSAPVFYGDLGSHDRVPLPFSTFIGLCKKRMLTKCKDKEEALDPCLDMENHDAECGDLSLEGVPEQIYLAQVPIMNSDREERVQLEALREDIQTPPILEGKELSSINLWMNNAQARSSTHYDPHNNLLCIVSGRKQVVLWPPSASPSLYPMPIYGEASNHSSVALENPDYSIYPRAEWSMAFAQKVVLEAGDALFIPEGWFHQVDSDDWTIAINFWWRSYIMSSMQEHMDAYYLRRILRRLIDKEMDQVLLELGMGKTRTLTQKFPNGGEADHGDDNCGKMLKGMDIKEKRLCEGNTLVELEPAAVQVLHELVSWVHNCISASQDQESHSASTSDHNLGENDECKKAVTADLNDDPVAKIIWDVKPQTLQYVFLAMAHNFPRTLEALVLHVLSPVGAEVLTRKFDEMDQQILEEDRNRFYEVFYSAFDDQSAAMNSILKGKEAFAQQAFKNVLDKFVGVNLES
- the LOC107624912 gene encoding uncharacterized protein LOC107624912 isoform X1, giving the protein MDESIRIQRYEELPTSKHFQSFIESTNLPAVFVGCTKSWRAFSQWNPSNGGLNYLQARVGSATVEAMVSQSAPVFYGDLGSHDRVPLPFSTFIGLCKKRMLTKCKDKEEALDPCLDMENHDAECGDLSLEGVPEQIYLAQVPIMNSDREERVQLEALREDIQTPPILEGKELSSINLWMNNAQARSSTHYDPHNNLLCIVSGRKQVVLWPPSASPSLYPMPIYGEASNHSSVALENPDYSIYPRAEWSMAFAQKVVLEAGDALFIPEGWFHQVDSDDWTIAINFWWRSYIMSSMQEHMDAYYLRRILRRLIDKEMDQVLLELGMGKTRTLTQKFPNGGEADHGDDNCGKMLKGMDIKEKRLCEGNTLVELEPAAVQVLHELVSWVHNCISASQDQESHSASTSDHNLGENDECKKAVTADLNDDPVAKIIWDVKPQTLQYVFLAMAHNFPRTLEALVLHVLSPVGAEVLTRKFDEMDQQILEEDRNRFYEVFYSAFDDQSAAMNSILKGKEAFAQQAFKNVLDKFVGVNLES